In Drosophila teissieri strain GT53w chromosome 2R, Prin_Dtei_1.1, whole genome shotgun sequence, the following proteins share a genomic window:
- the LOC122612155 gene encoding phosphatidylinositol 4-phosphate 5-kinase type-1 alpha isoform X1 — protein MASGDGDTINTIDMDSSSASQAKLAEPSNASTDHVGNSSPDLGNRANRASSKADKERKIGHRRVGEGGEITYKKIQTSQIMGSIQLGIQHTVGSLASKPKRDLLMMDFWEIESITFPPEGSSLTPAHHYSEFRYKIYAPIAFRYFRDLFGIEPDDFMMSMCTSPLRELSNPGASGSIFYLTTDDEFIIKTVQHKEGEFLQKLLPGYYMNLNQNPRTLLPKFFGLYCLQTSNAKNIRLVVMNNLLPSSVRMHLKYDLKGSTFKRKANKAERAKKSPTYKDLDFMEQHPNGIFLEAETYAALIKTIQRDCTVLESFKIMDYSLLLGVHNLDVALKEKQSEQRKPLRAPLAEDSDVDVDDPLDGDAATGISRNKSVNRQRLVAHSTAMESIQAESEPIDDEEDVPPGGIPARSEKGERLLLYIGIIDILQSYRLKKKLEHTFKSIIHDGETVSVCRPSFYAQRFQNFMAKTVFRKIPSLDLPEIKGNHRKFRTLVTSYIALKHSPSKRKSLSKAIQRSIDSDNEVASRPVHASHSHSSGKIHQPAKPPTTEPTPAGAAGGAERGATAPGPPTTSGASERAPPPVKQRTPAASNLKTRVPPPVPPRGSPRRKDAQDRTTPGTEPHTTNPNPAPAHTHTLQVPANEGMPRFGDRRSPSNVQDWLELHDLFDAPDSGPYGPSAPPAPLADPTVTLLRSSSLRRRDSLHSAYSTARSESSFRRQQPRLLNHVDLFQRKNSFVARSDRSSVGSIVRSFPPIRAESYRTGRSRSSGSIPSQRSPRRGIQEKLQRQQRRKRYFHYVDLALGGEDCENQPEEDNLLQSVSAFLEVKRELEATQRPRRPLPKLTVPEPIIEPARSPPAQQMRRGKRRAPKAAPSTIPESDGTQGSTGRGQGRD, from the exons ATGGCCTCCGGCGATGGCGACACCATCAACACCATCGACATGGACAGCTCCTCGGCGTCGCAGGCGAAACTGGCCGAGCCCAGCAATG CCTCCACCGACCATGTGGGAAACTCATCGCCCGAC CTGGGCAACCGAGCCAACCGAGCGTCCAGCAAGGCGGACAAGGAGCGCAAGATTGGCCACAGACGCGTCGGCGAGGGCGGCGAGATTACGTACAAGAAGATCCAGACGTCGCAGATCATGGGCTCCATCCAACTGGGAATCCAGCACACT GTCGGCAGTCTAGCCTCGAAGCCCAAGCGTGATCTACTTATGATGGACTTCTGGGAAATCGAGAGCATCACCTTTCCACCAGAGGGATCTAGCCTTACACCTGCCCACCACTACAGCGAGTTCAGATACAAGATCTACGCGCCCATAGCGTTTCGCTACTTTCGGGATCTGTTTGGCATTGAGCCAGATGATTTTATG ATGTCCATGTGCACGTCCCCGCTGCGGGAACTGTCCAATCCTGGTGCTTCCGGCTCTATATTCTACCTGACGACCGACGACGAGTTCATCATAAAGACGGTGCAACACAAGGAGGGTGAATTCTTACAGAAACTACTGCCTGG TTACTATATGAATCTAAATCAAAATCCGCGCACGCTATTGCCAAAGTTCTTCGGATTGTACTGCCTGCAGACgagcaatgccaaaaatattcGCCTGGTGGTCATGAACAATCTGCTGCCCTCGTCCGTAAGGATGCACCTCAAGTACGACCTCAAGGGCTCCACGTTCAAGCGCAAGGCCAACAAGGCGGAGCGTGCCAAGAAGTCGCCCACATACAAGGACCTCGACTTCATGGAGCAGCATCCCAACGGCATATTCCTGGAGGCCGAGACCTACGCCGCGCTGATCAAGACCATTCAGCGCGACTGCACGGTACTGGAGTCCTTCAAGATCATGGACTACTCCCTGCTCCTCGGCGTCCACAATCTGGACGTGGCGCTGAAGGAGAAGCAGAGTGAGCAGAGAAAACCGCTCAGGGCTCCGCTGGCCGAGGACTCCGATGTGGATGTAGACGATCCGCTGGACGGGGATGCGGCCACGGGCATCAGCAGAAATAA GTCCGTGAATCGCCAGCGCCTGGTGGCCCACTCCACGGCCATGGAGAGCATTCAGGCGGAGAGTGAACCCatcgacgacgaggaggatgtGCC ACCCGGTGGGATCCCAGCAAGGAGTGAGAAGGGCGAGCGCCTGCTGCTCTACATCGGCATTATCGACATCCTGCAATCCTACAGGCTGAAAAAGAAGCTGGAGCACACATTCAAAAGCATCATACACGATGGG GAAACCGTATCGGTCTGCCGGCCCTCGTTCTATGCGCAAAGATTCCAAAACTTCATGGCCAAGACCGTGTTCCGCAAGATACCATCCC TGGATCTCCCAGAGATCAAGGGAAATCACAGAAAATTTCGTACCTTGGTGACCAGCTACATAG CGCTTAAGCATTCGCCTTCGAAGAGAAAAAGCCTTTCCAAGGCCATTCAGCGCTCCATTGACAGCGACAACGAGGTGGCCTCCAGGC CGGTTCACGCCTCGCACTCGCACAGCAGTGGTAAGATTCACCAGCCAGCCAAGCCGCCCACCACCGAGCCCACGCCAGCGGGAGCGGCAGGCGGAGCCGAAAGAGGAGCAACTGCCCCAGGTCCACCAACCACCAGTGGCGCCAGCGAACGAGCACCACCGCCCGTCAAGCAGCGTACGCCGGCGGCCAGTAATCTGAAGACGCGAGTGCCACCGCCAGTGCCGCCACGCGGCTCGCCACGGCGCAAGGATGCCCAGGATCGGACGACACCAGGTACAGAACCGCACACCACTAATCCCAACCCGGCACcagcacacacccacacccttCAGGTGCCAGCGAACGAGGGCATGCCGCGATTCGGAGATCGCCGTTCTCCCAGCAATGTCCAGGATTGGTTGGAGCTGCACGATCTCTTCGATGCTCCGGACAGTGGGCCATATGGTCCATCCGCTCCACCTGCCCCTCTGGCAGACCCAACGGTTACTCTACTGCGAAGTTCTTCGCTGCGGCGCCGGGATTCCCTGCACTCCGCCTACTCCACGGCTCGATCGGAGAGTAGCTTCCGGCGCCAGCAGCCACGGCTGCTTAACCACGTGGACCTCTTCCAGCGCAAGAACAGCTTTGTGGCGCGCAGTGATCGGTCATCCGTGGGCTCCATAGTTCGGAGCTTTCCGCCGATCAGAGCGGAGAGCTACCGTACGGGGCGTTCGCGATCCTCGGGCAGTATTCCCAGCCAGCGTTCTCCCAGGCGAGGGATTCAAGAGAAGCTTCAGCGGCAACAGAGGCGGAAGCGCTACTTTCATTACGTGGACTTGGCGCTCGGTGGCGAGGATTGCGAGAACCAGCCGGAGGAGGATAATCTGCTGCAGTCGGTCAGTGCTTTTCTGGAGGTCAAACGGGAACTGGAGGCGACGCAGCGCCCCAGAAGACCGCTACCCAAGCTGACGGTTCCCGAGCCGATCATTGAGCCAGCGAGGAGTCCTCCTGCACAGCAGATGAGACGGGGAAAGAGGCGAGCGCCCAAGGCAGCGCCCTCCACGATACCCGAGAGCGACGGCACCCAGGGATCGACGGGACGCGGACAGGGACGGGATTAG
- the LOC122612155 gene encoding phosphatidylinositol 4-phosphate 5-kinase type-1 alpha isoform X4, with the protein MASGDGDTINTIDMDSSSASQAKLAEPSNASTDHVGNSSPDLGNRANRASSKADKERKIGHRRVGEGGEITYKKIQTSQIMGSIQLGIQHTVGSLASKPKRDLLMMDFWEIESITFPPEGSSLTPAHHYSEFRYKIYAPIAFRYFRDLFGIEPDDFMMSMCTSPLRELSNPGASGSIFYLTTDDEFIIKTVQHKEGEFLQKLLPGYYMNLNQNPRTLLPKFFGLYCLQTSNAKNIRLVVMNNLLPSSVRMHLKYDLKGSTFKRKANKAERAKKSPTYKDLDFMEQHPNGIFLEAETYAALIKTIQRDCTVLESFKIMDYSLLLGVHNLDVALKEKQSEQRKPLRAPLAEDSDVDVDDPLDGDAATGISRNKSVNRQRLVAHSTAMESIQAESEPIDDEEDVPPGGIPARSEKGERLLLYIGIIDILQSYRLKKKLEHTFKSIIHDGETVSVCRPSFYAQRFQNFMAKTVFRKIPSPLKHSPSKRKSLSKAIQRSIDSDNEVASRPVHASHSHSSGKIHQPAKPPTTEPTPAGAAGGAERGATAPGPPTTSGASERAPPPVKQRTPAASNLKTRVPPPVPPRGSPRRKDAQDRTTPGTTPSCSSTPPPAFDDISEDSSNKNSTSSIGRRSHHHHHHHQQHHQQSQQHQQSYYLDRKMNIGPAYRGSYKEDIVSVSEVHLDTLLAVDTSSSSQYGSRGGLAWTPPASGEGSTPTWTEGTPSFTDSSSSGDLDNFSPINSSKIDRHKPTVEEAINSLSAGMIN; encoded by the exons ATGGCCTCCGGCGATGGCGACACCATCAACACCATCGACATGGACAGCTCCTCGGCGTCGCAGGCGAAACTGGCCGAGCCCAGCAATG CCTCCACCGACCATGTGGGAAACTCATCGCCCGAC CTGGGCAACCGAGCCAACCGAGCGTCCAGCAAGGCGGACAAGGAGCGCAAGATTGGCCACAGACGCGTCGGCGAGGGCGGCGAGATTACGTACAAGAAGATCCAGACGTCGCAGATCATGGGCTCCATCCAACTGGGAATCCAGCACACT GTCGGCAGTCTAGCCTCGAAGCCCAAGCGTGATCTACTTATGATGGACTTCTGGGAAATCGAGAGCATCACCTTTCCACCAGAGGGATCTAGCCTTACACCTGCCCACCACTACAGCGAGTTCAGATACAAGATCTACGCGCCCATAGCGTTTCGCTACTTTCGGGATCTGTTTGGCATTGAGCCAGATGATTTTATG ATGTCCATGTGCACGTCCCCGCTGCGGGAACTGTCCAATCCTGGTGCTTCCGGCTCTATATTCTACCTGACGACCGACGACGAGTTCATCATAAAGACGGTGCAACACAAGGAGGGTGAATTCTTACAGAAACTACTGCCTGG TTACTATATGAATCTAAATCAAAATCCGCGCACGCTATTGCCAAAGTTCTTCGGATTGTACTGCCTGCAGACgagcaatgccaaaaatattcGCCTGGTGGTCATGAACAATCTGCTGCCCTCGTCCGTAAGGATGCACCTCAAGTACGACCTCAAGGGCTCCACGTTCAAGCGCAAGGCCAACAAGGCGGAGCGTGCCAAGAAGTCGCCCACATACAAGGACCTCGACTTCATGGAGCAGCATCCCAACGGCATATTCCTGGAGGCCGAGACCTACGCCGCGCTGATCAAGACCATTCAGCGCGACTGCACGGTACTGGAGTCCTTCAAGATCATGGACTACTCCCTGCTCCTCGGCGTCCACAATCTGGACGTGGCGCTGAAGGAGAAGCAGAGTGAGCAGAGAAAACCGCTCAGGGCTCCGCTGGCCGAGGACTCCGATGTGGATGTAGACGATCCGCTGGACGGGGATGCGGCCACGGGCATCAGCAGAAATAA GTCCGTGAATCGCCAGCGCCTGGTGGCCCACTCCACGGCCATGGAGAGCATTCAGGCGGAGAGTGAACCCatcgacgacgaggaggatgtGCC ACCCGGTGGGATCCCAGCAAGGAGTGAGAAGGGCGAGCGCCTGCTGCTCTACATCGGCATTATCGACATCCTGCAATCCTACAGGCTGAAAAAGAAGCTGGAGCACACATTCAAAAGCATCATACACGATGGG GAAACCGTATCGGTCTGCCGGCCCTCGTTCTATGCGCAAAGATTCCAAAACTTCATGGCCAAGACCGTGTTCCGCAAGATACCATCCC CGCTTAAGCATTCGCCTTCGAAGAGAAAAAGCCTTTCCAAGGCCATTCAGCGCTCCATTGACAGCGACAACGAGGTGGCCTCCAGGC CGGTTCACGCCTCGCACTCGCACAGCAGTGGTAAGATTCACCAGCCAGCCAAGCCGCCCACCACCGAGCCCACGCCAGCGGGAGCGGCAGGCGGAGCCGAAAGAGGAGCAACTGCCCCAGGTCCACCAACCACCAGTGGCGCCAGCGAACGAGCACCACCGCCCGTCAAGCAGCGTACGCCGGCGGCCAGTAATCTGAAGACGCGAGTGCCACCGCCAGTGCCGCCACGCGGCTCGCCACGGCGCAAGGATGCCCAGGATCGGACGACACCAG GCACAACGCCCTCATGCAGCTCGACTCCTCCCCCCGCCTTTGACGACATCTCCGAGGACAGCTCGAACAAGAACAGCACCTCGTCGATAGGGCGCCGgtctcatcatcatcaccaccaccatcagcagcaccaccagcagtcgcagcagcaccagcagtcCTACTATCTGGATCGCAAGATGAACATCGGACCCGCCTATCGAGGCTCCTACAAGGAGGACATTGTGAG CGTCTCGGAAGTACATCTGGATACATTGCTGGCGGTGGACACGTCGTCGAGCAGCCAGTACGGATCCCGCGGCGGATTGGCCTGGACCCCGCCCGCTTCAGGTGAGGGCTCCACTCCCACATGGACAGAGGGCACACCAAGTTTTACGGACTCCAGTTCGAGTGGTGATCTCG ACAACTTCTCGCCCATAAACTCATCTAAAATCGATCGCCACAAGCCGACGGTGGAAGAGGCCATCAACTCTCTGTCCGCGGGAATG ATCAACTAA
- the LOC122612155 gene encoding phosphatidylinositol 4-phosphate 5-kinase type-1 alpha isoform X6, producing MASGDGDTINTIDMDSSSASQAKLAEPSNASTDHVGNSSPDLGNRANRASSKADKERKIGHRRVGEGGEITYKKIQTSQIMGSIQLGIQHTVGSLASKPKRDLLMMDFWEIESITFPPEGSSLTPAHHYSEFRYKIYAPIAFRYFRDLFGIEPDDFMMSMCTSPLRELSNPGASGSIFYLTTDDEFIIKTVQHKEGEFLQKLLPGYYMNLNQNPRTLLPKFFGLYCLQTSNAKNIRLVVMNNLLPSSVRMHLKYDLKGSTFKRKANKAERAKKSPTYKDLDFMEQHPNGIFLEAETYAALIKTIQRDCTVLESFKIMDYSLLLGVHNLDVALKEKQSEQRKPLRAPLAEDSDVDVDDPLDGDAATGISRNNAAYRSVNRQRLVAHSTAMESIQAESEPIDDEEDVPPGGIPARSEKGERLLLYIGIIDILQSYRLKKKLEHTFKSIIHDGETVSVCRPSFYAQRFQNFMAKTVFRKIPSLDLPEIKGNHRKFRTLVTSYIALKHSPSKRKSLSKAIQRSIDSDNEVASRPVHASHSHSSGKIHQPAKPPTTEPTPAGAAGGAERGATAPGPPTTSGASERAPPPVKQRTPAASNLKTRVPPPVPPRGSPRRKDAQDRTTPGTTPSCSSTPPPAFDDISEDSSNKNSTSSIGRRSHHHHHHHQQHHQQSQQHQQSYYLDRKMNIGPAYRGSYKEDIVSVSEVHLDTLLAVDTSSSSQYGSRGGLAWTPPASDQLT from the exons ATGGCCTCCGGCGATGGCGACACCATCAACACCATCGACATGGACAGCTCCTCGGCGTCGCAGGCGAAACTGGCCGAGCCCAGCAATG CCTCCACCGACCATGTGGGAAACTCATCGCCCGAC CTGGGCAACCGAGCCAACCGAGCGTCCAGCAAGGCGGACAAGGAGCGCAAGATTGGCCACAGACGCGTCGGCGAGGGCGGCGAGATTACGTACAAGAAGATCCAGACGTCGCAGATCATGGGCTCCATCCAACTGGGAATCCAGCACACT GTCGGCAGTCTAGCCTCGAAGCCCAAGCGTGATCTACTTATGATGGACTTCTGGGAAATCGAGAGCATCACCTTTCCACCAGAGGGATCTAGCCTTACACCTGCCCACCACTACAGCGAGTTCAGATACAAGATCTACGCGCCCATAGCGTTTCGCTACTTTCGGGATCTGTTTGGCATTGAGCCAGATGATTTTATG ATGTCCATGTGCACGTCCCCGCTGCGGGAACTGTCCAATCCTGGTGCTTCCGGCTCTATATTCTACCTGACGACCGACGACGAGTTCATCATAAAGACGGTGCAACACAAGGAGGGTGAATTCTTACAGAAACTACTGCCTGG TTACTATATGAATCTAAATCAAAATCCGCGCACGCTATTGCCAAAGTTCTTCGGATTGTACTGCCTGCAGACgagcaatgccaaaaatattcGCCTGGTGGTCATGAACAATCTGCTGCCCTCGTCCGTAAGGATGCACCTCAAGTACGACCTCAAGGGCTCCACGTTCAAGCGCAAGGCCAACAAGGCGGAGCGTGCCAAGAAGTCGCCCACATACAAGGACCTCGACTTCATGGAGCAGCATCCCAACGGCATATTCCTGGAGGCCGAGACCTACGCCGCGCTGATCAAGACCATTCAGCGCGACTGCACGGTACTGGAGTCCTTCAAGATCATGGACTACTCCCTGCTCCTCGGCGTCCACAATCTGGACGTGGCGCTGAAGGAGAAGCAGAGTGAGCAGAGAAAACCGCTCAGGGCTCCGCTGGCCGAGGACTCCGATGTGGATGTAGACGATCCGCTGGACGGGGATGCGGCCACGGGCATCAGCAGAAATAA TGCGGCATACAGGTCCGTGAATCGCCAGCGCCTGGTGGCCCACTCCACGGCCATGGAGAGCATTCAGGCGGAGAGTGAACCCatcgacgacgaggaggatgtGCC ACCCGGTGGGATCCCAGCAAGGAGTGAGAAGGGCGAGCGCCTGCTGCTCTACATCGGCATTATCGACATCCTGCAATCCTACAGGCTGAAAAAGAAGCTGGAGCACACATTCAAAAGCATCATACACGATGGG GAAACCGTATCGGTCTGCCGGCCCTCGTTCTATGCGCAAAGATTCCAAAACTTCATGGCCAAGACCGTGTTCCGCAAGATACCATCCC TGGATCTCCCAGAGATCAAGGGAAATCACAGAAAATTTCGTACCTTGGTGACCAGCTACATAG CGCTTAAGCATTCGCCTTCGAAGAGAAAAAGCCTTTCCAAGGCCATTCAGCGCTCCATTGACAGCGACAACGAGGTGGCCTCCAGGC CGGTTCACGCCTCGCACTCGCACAGCAGTGGTAAGATTCACCAGCCAGCCAAGCCGCCCACCACCGAGCCCACGCCAGCGGGAGCGGCAGGCGGAGCCGAAAGAGGAGCAACTGCCCCAGGTCCACCAACCACCAGTGGCGCCAGCGAACGAGCACCACCGCCCGTCAAGCAGCGTACGCCGGCGGCCAGTAATCTGAAGACGCGAGTGCCACCGCCAGTGCCGCCACGCGGCTCGCCACGGCGCAAGGATGCCCAGGATCGGACGACACCAG GCACAACGCCCTCATGCAGCTCGACTCCTCCCCCCGCCTTTGACGACATCTCCGAGGACAGCTCGAACAAGAACAGCACCTCGTCGATAGGGCGCCGgtctcatcatcatcaccaccaccatcagcagcaccaccagcagtcgcagcagcaccagcagtcCTACTATCTGGATCGCAAGATGAACATCGGACCCGCCTATCGAGGCTCCTACAAGGAGGACATTGTGAG CGTCTCGGAAGTACATCTGGATACATTGCTGGCGGTGGACACGTCGTCGAGCAGCCAGTACGGATCCCGCGGCGGATTGGCCTGGACCCCGCCCGCTTCAG ATCAACTAACATAG
- the LOC122612155 gene encoding phosphatidylinositol 4-phosphate 5-kinase type-1 alpha isoform X5, producing MASGDGDTINTIDMDSSSASQAKLAEPSNASTDHVGNSSPDLGNRANRASSKADKERKIGHRRVGEGGEITYKKIQTSQIMGSIQLGIQHTVGSLASKPKRDLLMMDFWEIESITFPPEGSSLTPAHHYSEFRYKIYAPIAFRYFRDLFGIEPDDFMMSMCTSPLRELSNPGASGSIFYLTTDDEFIIKTVQHKEGEFLQKLLPGYYMNLNQNPRTLLPKFFGLYCLQTSNAKNIRLVVMNNLLPSSVRMHLKYDLKGSTFKRKANKAERAKKSPTYKDLDFMEQHPNGIFLEAETYAALIKTIQRDCTVLESFKIMDYSLLLGVHNLDVALKEKQSEQRKPLRAPLAEDSDVDVDDPLDGDAATGISRNNAAYRSVNRQRLVAHSTAMESIQAESEPIDDEEDVPPGGIPARSEKGERLLLYIGIIDILQSYRLKKKLEHTFKSIIHDGETVSVCRPSFYAQRFQNFMAKTVFRKIPSLDLPEIKGNHRKFRTLVTSYIALKHSPSKRKSLSKAIQRSIDSDNEVASRPVHASHSHSSGKIHQPAKPPTTEPTPAGAAGGAERGATAPGPPTTSGASERAPPPVKQRTPAASNLKTRVPPPVPPRGSPRRKDAQDRTTPGTTPSCSSTPPPAFDDISEDSSNKNSTSSIGRRSHHHHHHHQQHHQQSQQHQQSYYLDRKMNIGPAYRGSYKEDIVSVSEVHLDTLLAVDTSSSSQYGSRGGLAWTPPASGEGSTPTWTEGTPSFTDSSSSGDLDQLT from the exons ATGGCCTCCGGCGATGGCGACACCATCAACACCATCGACATGGACAGCTCCTCGGCGTCGCAGGCGAAACTGGCCGAGCCCAGCAATG CCTCCACCGACCATGTGGGAAACTCATCGCCCGAC CTGGGCAACCGAGCCAACCGAGCGTCCAGCAAGGCGGACAAGGAGCGCAAGATTGGCCACAGACGCGTCGGCGAGGGCGGCGAGATTACGTACAAGAAGATCCAGACGTCGCAGATCATGGGCTCCATCCAACTGGGAATCCAGCACACT GTCGGCAGTCTAGCCTCGAAGCCCAAGCGTGATCTACTTATGATGGACTTCTGGGAAATCGAGAGCATCACCTTTCCACCAGAGGGATCTAGCCTTACACCTGCCCACCACTACAGCGAGTTCAGATACAAGATCTACGCGCCCATAGCGTTTCGCTACTTTCGGGATCTGTTTGGCATTGAGCCAGATGATTTTATG ATGTCCATGTGCACGTCCCCGCTGCGGGAACTGTCCAATCCTGGTGCTTCCGGCTCTATATTCTACCTGACGACCGACGACGAGTTCATCATAAAGACGGTGCAACACAAGGAGGGTGAATTCTTACAGAAACTACTGCCTGG TTACTATATGAATCTAAATCAAAATCCGCGCACGCTATTGCCAAAGTTCTTCGGATTGTACTGCCTGCAGACgagcaatgccaaaaatattcGCCTGGTGGTCATGAACAATCTGCTGCCCTCGTCCGTAAGGATGCACCTCAAGTACGACCTCAAGGGCTCCACGTTCAAGCGCAAGGCCAACAAGGCGGAGCGTGCCAAGAAGTCGCCCACATACAAGGACCTCGACTTCATGGAGCAGCATCCCAACGGCATATTCCTGGAGGCCGAGACCTACGCCGCGCTGATCAAGACCATTCAGCGCGACTGCACGGTACTGGAGTCCTTCAAGATCATGGACTACTCCCTGCTCCTCGGCGTCCACAATCTGGACGTGGCGCTGAAGGAGAAGCAGAGTGAGCAGAGAAAACCGCTCAGGGCTCCGCTGGCCGAGGACTCCGATGTGGATGTAGACGATCCGCTGGACGGGGATGCGGCCACGGGCATCAGCAGAAATAA TGCGGCATACAGGTCCGTGAATCGCCAGCGCCTGGTGGCCCACTCCACGGCCATGGAGAGCATTCAGGCGGAGAGTGAACCCatcgacgacgaggaggatgtGCC ACCCGGTGGGATCCCAGCAAGGAGTGAGAAGGGCGAGCGCCTGCTGCTCTACATCGGCATTATCGACATCCTGCAATCCTACAGGCTGAAAAAGAAGCTGGAGCACACATTCAAAAGCATCATACACGATGGG GAAACCGTATCGGTCTGCCGGCCCTCGTTCTATGCGCAAAGATTCCAAAACTTCATGGCCAAGACCGTGTTCCGCAAGATACCATCCC TGGATCTCCCAGAGATCAAGGGAAATCACAGAAAATTTCGTACCTTGGTGACCAGCTACATAG CGCTTAAGCATTCGCCTTCGAAGAGAAAAAGCCTTTCCAAGGCCATTCAGCGCTCCATTGACAGCGACAACGAGGTGGCCTCCAGGC CGGTTCACGCCTCGCACTCGCACAGCAGTGGTAAGATTCACCAGCCAGCCAAGCCGCCCACCACCGAGCCCACGCCAGCGGGAGCGGCAGGCGGAGCCGAAAGAGGAGCAACTGCCCCAGGTCCACCAACCACCAGTGGCGCCAGCGAACGAGCACCACCGCCCGTCAAGCAGCGTACGCCGGCGGCCAGTAATCTGAAGACGCGAGTGCCACCGCCAGTGCCGCCACGCGGCTCGCCACGGCGCAAGGATGCCCAGGATCGGACGACACCAG GCACAACGCCCTCATGCAGCTCGACTCCTCCCCCCGCCTTTGACGACATCTCCGAGGACAGCTCGAACAAGAACAGCACCTCGTCGATAGGGCGCCGgtctcatcatcatcaccaccaccatcagcagcaccaccagcagtcgcagcagcaccagcagtcCTACTATCTGGATCGCAAGATGAACATCGGACCCGCCTATCGAGGCTCCTACAAGGAGGACATTGTGAG CGTCTCGGAAGTACATCTGGATACATTGCTGGCGGTGGACACGTCGTCGAGCAGCCAGTACGGATCCCGCGGCGGATTGGCCTGGACCCCGCCCGCTTCAGGTGAGGGCTCCACTCCCACATGGACAGAGGGCACACCAAGTTTTACGGACTCCAGTTCGAGTGGTGATCTCG ATCAACTAACATAG